A stretch of Mesorhizobium sp. M2A.F.Ca.ET.046.03.2.1 DNA encodes these proteins:
- a CDS encoding nodulation protein NfeD, whose protein sequence is MSIARVAFFAAALLGAAAVSAFSSAGSGKVALSIAVDGAIGPASTRQLEEALDTAARRDAAVLILQLDTPGGLVTSMREMIADILASPVPVIGYVAPSGGHAASAGTYILYATHVAAMAPGTNLGAATPVELGGLPSLPGGEKDKDQKDATGQPAGDAMMAKVTNDAVALIRSLAEMRGRNGDWGEKAVREAASLSANAALQEHVIDFVARDTTELLELADGRTVEVAGRKEVLATKGLPVETLEPGWFIRLLAVITDPNTAVILMLVGVYGIVFEFTSPGAVAPGVIGTICLVLGLYALNLLPINYTGLALMLLGVAFLIVEAFNPTVVLGLGGVAAFLLGSAMLLKVEGPGFAMSWAVIGPAAALTLGLALLTGTYVWAARKNPPRVGGEAMRGLPVEILDWQGGEGHVLALGERWRAKAGEPMQPGDRVEVIDVSDLVLTVRRRDAGNNGAIK, encoded by the coding sequence GTGAGCATCGCGCGAGTGGCCTTCTTCGCCGCCGCTCTTTTGGGCGCGGCCGCCGTTTCTGCCTTCTCCTCAGCCGGGAGCGGGAAGGTTGCGTTGAGCATCGCCGTCGACGGCGCCATTGGGCCGGCAAGCACCAGGCAACTCGAGGAGGCGCTCGACACCGCCGCAAGGCGCGATGCCGCGGTCCTCATCCTTCAGCTCGATACGCCGGGCGGCCTCGTCACCTCGATGCGCGAGATGATCGCCGACATCCTAGCCTCGCCTGTGCCCGTCATCGGTTATGTCGCGCCCTCCGGCGGCCACGCGGCCAGCGCCGGCACCTACATCCTCTACGCAACCCACGTCGCGGCGATGGCGCCCGGCACCAATCTCGGCGCCGCGACGCCGGTCGAGCTCGGCGGCCTGCCGTCGCTTCCAGGCGGCGAGAAGGACAAGGACCAGAAGGACGCAACCGGGCAGCCGGCCGGCGACGCGATGATGGCCAAGGTGACCAATGACGCGGTGGCGCTCATCCGCTCGCTCGCCGAGATGCGCGGGCGCAACGGCGACTGGGGCGAGAAGGCGGTGCGCGAGGCGGCGAGCCTGTCGGCCAACGCCGCGCTGCAGGAACATGTCATCGACTTCGTTGCCCGCGACACCACCGAGCTTCTGGAGCTTGCCGACGGGCGCACCGTCGAGGTGGCCGGCAGGAAAGAGGTGCTGGCGACCAAAGGGCTGCCGGTCGAGACGCTGGAGCCTGGCTGGTTCATCCGGCTGCTGGCCGTCATCACCGACCCGAACACGGCAGTCATCCTGATGCTGGTCGGCGTTTACGGCATCGTCTTCGAGTTCACCAGCCCCGGCGCCGTGGCGCCGGGCGTCATCGGCACCATCTGCCTGGTGCTCGGGCTCTACGCGCTGAACCTCCTGCCGATCAACTATACCGGTCTCGCCCTGATGCTGCTCGGCGTCGCCTTCCTGATCGTCGAGGCCTTCAACCCAACCGTCGTGCTGGGGCTGGGCGGCGTCGCCGCCTTCCTGCTGGGCTCCGCCATGCTGCTCAAGGTCGAAGGGCCGGGCTTTGCCATGTCGTGGGCGGTGATCGGCCCGGCCGCCGCGCTGACGCTCGGCCTGGCCTTGCTCACCGGCACCTATGTCTGGGCGGCGCGCAAGAATCCGCCGCGCGTCGGCGGCGAGGCCATGCGCGGCCTTCCCGTCGAGATTCTCGACTGGCAGGGCGGCGAGGGGCATGTGCTGGCTTTGGGCGAGCGCTGGCGGGCGAAGGCAGGCGAGCCCATGCAGCCCGGCGACCGTGTCGAGGTGATCGATGTCAGCGACCTCGTGCTGACGGTGCGGCGTCGCGATGCAGGCAACAACGGAGCAATAAAATGA
- a CDS encoding slipin family protein, giving the protein MMVGYVAYLIIAVAAIIFLAAAIRILREYERGVVFTLGRFTGVKGPGLIILVPFVQQMVRVDLRVVVQDVPPQDVISRDNVSVKVNAVLYFRIVDAERAIIQVEDFMAATNQLAQTTLRSVLGKHELDEMLAERDKLNSDIQEILDQRTDAWGIKVSNVEIKHVDLNESMIRAIAKQAEAERLRRAKVINADGEQQAAAKLVEAGRMLATEPQAMQLRYFEALHDIAGERSSTVVFPLPVELLGQFMKAHGK; this is encoded by the coding sequence ATGATGGTCGGTTACGTGGCCTATCTCATCATTGCCGTGGCCGCGATCATTTTCCTGGCGGCGGCAATCCGCATCCTCAGGGAATATGAGCGCGGCGTGGTCTTCACGCTCGGCCGCTTCACCGGCGTCAAGGGCCCCGGCCTGATCATCCTCGTCCCCTTCGTCCAGCAGATGGTGCGGGTCGACCTGCGCGTGGTGGTGCAGGATGTGCCGCCGCAGGATGTCATCTCGCGCGACAATGTCTCGGTCAAGGTCAACGCCGTGCTCTATTTCCGCATCGTCGACGCCGAGCGGGCGATCATCCAGGTTGAGGATTTCATGGCCGCCACCAACCAGCTGGCGCAGACCACGCTGCGCTCGGTGCTCGGCAAGCATGAGCTCGACGAGATGCTGGCCGAGCGCGACAAGCTCAACAGCGACATCCAGGAGATACTCGACCAGCGCACCGATGCCTGGGGCATCAAGGTTTCCAATGTCGAGATCAAGCATGTCGACCTCAATGAGAGCATGATCCGCGCCATCGCCAAGCAGGCCGAGGCCGAGCGGCTGCGCCGCGCCAAGGTGATCAACGCCGACGGCGAGCAGCAGGCGGCGGCGAAGCTGGTCGAGGCCGGCCGCATGCTGGCAACCGAGCCGCAGGCCATGCAGTTGCGCTATTTCGAGGCCCTGCACGACATCGCCGGTGAGCGTTCGTCGACGGTGGTGTTCCCCCTGCCGGTGGAACTGCTCGGGCAGTTCATGAAGGCGCATGGCAAGTGA
- a CDS encoding LysR family transcriptional regulator produces the protein MSRPDLNLLVTLDVLLAEGSVARAARRLKLSPSAMSRALARLREATGDPLLVRAGRGLVPTPRAAELGAEVGRLVKEAEAMLRPAERLDLARLNRSFTLRNSDGFVENFGPALLARASREAPGVQLRFVPKPDKDSGPMREGEVDLETGVIGTTTGPEVRSRALFRDRFVGVARAGHELSEGRVTAARFAAGRHILISRRGLDRGPVDDALELAGLTRTIATVVGGFAEALALARGSDLIATVPERYTGTLREGLFTFSLPVKLAPLTISLLWHPRLDADPAHRWLRGLVKEVCGGARNPGP, from the coding sequence ATGTCGCGACCCGATCTCAACCTGCTCGTCACGCTGGATGTGCTGCTTGCCGAAGGCAGCGTCGCCAGGGCCGCGCGGCGGCTGAAGCTCAGCCCCTCGGCGATGAGCCGGGCGCTGGCGAGGCTGCGCGAGGCGACCGGCGATCCGCTTCTGGTGCGCGCCGGGCGAGGCCTGGTGCCGACGCCGCGCGCCGCGGAGCTCGGCGCGGAAGTCGGCCGGCTGGTCAAGGAGGCGGAAGCGATGCTGCGGCCCGCCGAGCGGCTCGACCTCGCGCGGCTCAACCGCAGCTTCACGCTGCGCAACAGCGACGGCTTCGTCGAGAATTTCGGCCCGGCGCTGCTGGCCCGCGCGTCGCGGGAAGCGCCGGGCGTGCAATTGCGCTTCGTGCCCAAGCCCGACAAGGACAGCGGCCCGATGCGCGAGGGCGAGGTCGATCTGGAGACCGGCGTGATCGGCACCACGACCGGGCCGGAGGTGCGCTCGCGGGCGCTGTTCCGCGACCGCTTCGTCGGCGTCGCGCGGGCCGGCCATGAGTTAAGCGAAGGCCGCGTCACCGCCGCCCGCTTCGCGGCCGGACGCCACATATTGATCTCGCGGCGCGGGCTCGATCGCGGCCCGGTAGACGACGCGCTGGAACTCGCCGGGCTGACGCGGACGATCGCGACCGTGGTCGGCGGCTTCGCCGAGGCGCTGGCGCTGGCGCGGGGCTCGGACCTCATCGCCACGGTGCCGGAGCGCTATACGGGCACGCTGCGCGAGGGCCTGTTCACCTTTTCACTGCCGGTCAAACTTGCCCCGCTGACGATCTCGTTGTTGTGGCATCCGAGGCTCGATGCCGATCCGGCGCATCGGTGGCTGCGGGGGCTGGTGAAGGAGGTGTGCGGCGGGGCGCGTAATCCCGGCCCTTGA
- a CDS encoding S24 family peptidase, which yields MMDSRHRLQQARAQAGYASPSDAARALRDINKNTLISHENGNRPLSRKAAEKYGRLFGVDPGWLLFNGSLGGDSAEAAPVNLMPSPVTIDVPIVSWISAGELGSQDSVVNLSDYPTIPTADLEEGEWIALRVDGPSMNKISPPDSIIFVNLRDKRLVTNGCYVISDETGRATYKRYRPNDNPPFQPASYLDIPPPELEGAITIIGRVRRSIIDM from the coding sequence ATGATGGATTCCCGGCACAGATTGCAGCAGGCGCGCGCCCAGGCCGGCTATGCCTCGCCCAGCGATGCCGCGCGGGCGCTGCGCGACATCAACAAAAACACCCTCATCAGCCATGAGAACGGCAACCGGCCGCTGTCGCGGAAAGCCGCCGAGAAGTACGGCCGGCTGTTCGGCGTCGACCCCGGCTGGCTGCTGTTCAATGGCAGTTTGGGGGGCGACAGCGCCGAAGCGGCGCCGGTCAATCTCATGCCCTCGCCCGTCACCATAGACGTGCCGATCGTGTCGTGGATCAGCGCCGGTGAGCTCGGCAGCCAGGACAGCGTCGTCAACCTCTCCGACTATCCGACCATCCCCACCGCCGACCTCGAGGAAGGCGAATGGATCGCGCTGCGCGTCGACGGTCCGTCGATGAACAAGATCTCGCCGCCGGATTCGATCATCTTCGTCAATTTGCGCGACAAGCGGCTGGTGACCAATGGCTGCTATGTGATCTCGGACGAGACGGGACGGGCCACCTACAAACGCTATCGCCCGAATGACAACCCGCCGTTCCAGCCGGCTTCCTACCTGGATATCCCGCCGCCGGAACTGGAGGGCGCGATCACCATCATCGGCCGGGTGAGAAGGTCGATAATCGATATGTGA
- a CDS encoding GcrA cell cycle regulator, which yields MAAAYTEKEIDEIAAWLKEGLSASRIAGRFSALRGAPVSRNAIIGIVHRNAGLRAIGFANPKGGRAGGRPRKHARPDRPGRRGRTVIGGLSEPAALSRFAEFVEGAGVATANLPPSGGDARQGRGGRCPADLSACDTPTQKDIAKAPATPKPKKTKPRKPARALPPAWLAPGERQKSEAHLYKLPAPPPAVNPGRQPHVAAMRFLDCLFGRCRAPLDLALREDAEADPLGARPGPDMLCCGLPTSATRSYCAHHHARFHGHRGRGM from the coding sequence ATGGCAGCCGCCTATACCGAAAAGGAAATCGACGAGATCGCCGCCTGGCTGAAGGAGGGGCTGTCGGCCTCGCGCATCGCCGGCCGCTTCAGCGCGCTGCGCGGCGCCCCGGTCTCGCGCAACGCCATCATCGGCATCGTCCACCGCAACGCCGGCCTGCGCGCCATCGGCTTCGCCAACCCCAAGGGCGGCCGCGCCGGCGGCAGGCCGAGGAAACATGCCCGGCCGGATCGTCCAGGCAGGCGGGGCAGGACGGTGATTGGAGGGCTCTCCGAGCCGGCCGCGCTTTCCAGGTTCGCCGAGTTCGTGGAAGGCGCCGGCGTCGCAACCGCCAATCTCCCCCCTAGTGGGGGAGATGCCCGGCAGGGCAGAGGGGGGCGCTGTCCCGCCGACCTATCCGCTTGTGACACCCCCACGCAAAAGGACATCGCCAAAGCCCCTGCCACCCCCAAGCCCAAAAAAACCAAACCCCGTAAGCCCGCGCGCGCCTTGCCGCCGGCCTGGCTTGCGCCTGGCGAGCGCCAGAAATCCGAAGCGCATCTCTACAAGCTCCCCGCGCCGCCGCCTGCGGTAAACCCCGGCCGCCAGCCGCATGTCGCGGCCATGCGCTTCCTCGACTGCCTGTTCGGCCGCTGCCGCGCGCCGCTCGACCTGGCGCTGCGCGAGGATGCCGAAGCCGATCCGCTCGGCGCGCGCCCGGGACCGGACATGCTCTGCTGCGGCCTGCCGACGTCGGCCACGCGCTCCTACTGCGCGCACCACCACGCCAGGTTTCACGGCCATCGCGGGAGGGGGATGTGA
- a CDS encoding DUF6456 domain-containing protein — MPRKPSKKPQPPKLPKGEAAQVRIRREVGHDFALKQDAFGRQRLTAGTAEARRVYEVSNGGYTSTGGIVRLRNVDPLTGITSLTRQQREAGQRFRDDFERAARHGLQPQSWSERVDASRVGGGVPDRVLSAGRAHAHAAAALAHWEVAEVVRKTCLEGLSVKAIAERSGEGRDVVVKLLKVGLDLLAVHYGMMGRKAG; from the coding sequence ATGCCCCGCAAGCCCTCAAAGAAACCCCAACCCCCAAAGCTTCCCAAGGGCGAGGCCGCGCAGGTGCGCATCCGCCGCGAGGTCGGCCATGACTTCGCCCTCAAGCAGGACGCCTTCGGCCGCCAGCGGCTGACCGCTGGCACGGCCGAGGCGCGCCGCGTCTACGAAGTGTCGAACGGCGGCTACACCTCCACCGGCGGCATCGTGCGCCTGCGCAATGTCGACCCGCTCACCGGCATCACCTCGCTGACGCGCCAGCAGCGCGAGGCCGGCCAGCGCTTTCGCGACGATTTCGAGCGCGCCGCCCGGCACGGCCTGCAGCCGCAATCCTGGAGCGAACGCGTTGACGCCAGCCGCGTCGGCGGCGGCGTCCCCGACCGCGTCCTCTCAGCCGGCCGGGCGCATGCCCATGCAGCCGCCGCGCTCGCCCATTGGGAGGTGGCGGAGGTGGTGCGCAAGACTTGCCTCGAAGGCCTGTCGGTGAAGGCCATCGCCGAGCGTAGCGGCGAGGGAAGGGATGTAGTGGTGAAGCTGCTGAAGGTCGGGCTGGATTTGTTGGCGGTGCACTACGGGATGATGGGGAGGAAGGCGGGGTGA
- a CDS encoding putative RiPP precursor codes for MKKTYEKPVLAKREKLSVVTATPPSSIPT; via the coding sequence TTGAAGAAGACCTATGAGAAGCCTGTTCTGGCGAAGCGTGAAAAGCTGAGCGTTGTCACCGCAACGCCGCCATCTTCCATTCCGACCTGA
- a CDS encoding low affinity iron permease family protein gives MNRLLFRIADFLSRPPGFYAMLAAMAACTLLVPLGLTGVVTYALSVAAIIITGVVLIQGYRDTAAIHAKLDEIVIALKQTRNDVVGLEHAEPHEIKSKLMALEIEAGRLAASEALNGARDEAGAAVGGGSLG, from the coding sequence ATGAACCGCCTGCTCTTCCGCATCGCCGATTTCCTGTCGCGCCCGCCCGGCTTCTACGCGATGCTTGCCGCCATGGCCGCCTGCACGCTGCTGGTGCCGCTCGGGCTTACAGGCGTGGTGACCTATGCCCTGTCCGTGGCGGCCATCATCATCACCGGGGTGGTCCTCATCCAGGGCTACCGGGACACCGCCGCCATCCACGCCAAGCTCGACGAGATCGTCATTGCGCTGAAGCAGACGCGCAACGACGTGGTCGGGCTCGAACATGCCGAGCCGCATGAGATCAAATCCAAGCTGATGGCACTGGAGATCGAAGCCGGGCGCCTGGCGGCGTCAGAGGCGTTAAACGGCGCGAGAGATGAGGCCGGCGCCGCAGTGGGTGGGGGTTCGTTGGGGTAG
- a CDS encoding DUF763 domain-containing protein, which produces MTQRSGSADLPLHGGRVPKWLGERMTKLGAVLCEAIIHHYGRDELLRRLAHPFWFQSFGAVMGMDWHSSGITTSVIGALKRGLNPMAGELGIHVCGGRGAHSRKTPGELLAIGEHVGLDGDALATASRLVAKVDSAAVQDGYDLYLHGFIVADDGRWVVVQQGMNGDARQARRYHWLSEGLTSFVDQPHAAIEGERQGEIVNLTDRRAEKARGSQVELLKTMSPEKILNELAVLEPRPEPEPAAQPMLPNLIMPAHHDVRESDIVMRRLHGNIASAIESGPKDFPELLLVPGVGPRTVRALAMVSEVVHGAPYRFSDPARFSLAHGGKDRHPFPVPLKVYDETISVLKSAVGKAKLGRGEELEALRRLDGESRRMERYVTGPSLKEIVAGEMDQSHLLGGRSVFGWEGPAGDKLE; this is translated from the coding sequence GTGACGCAGCGAAGCGGCAGCGCCGACCTGCCGCTGCATGGCGGGCGGGTCCCGAAATGGCTGGGCGAGCGCATGACCAAGCTCGGCGCGGTGCTGTGCGAGGCGATCATCCACCATTACGGCCGCGACGAGCTTTTGCGGCGGCTGGCGCATCCCTTCTGGTTCCAGTCCTTCGGCGCCGTGATGGGCATGGACTGGCATTCCTCCGGCATCACCACTTCCGTCATCGGCGCGCTGAAGCGCGGGCTGAACCCGATGGCCGGCGAGCTCGGCATCCATGTCTGCGGCGGGCGCGGCGCGCATTCGCGCAAGACGCCGGGCGAATTGCTGGCCATCGGCGAGCATGTCGGCCTGGACGGCGATGCGCTTGCCACCGCCAGCCGGCTGGTCGCCAAGGTGGACAGCGCCGCCGTGCAGGACGGCTACGACCTCTATCTGCACGGCTTCATCGTCGCCGATGACGGGCGCTGGGTGGTGGTGCAGCAGGGCATGAACGGCGATGCCCGCCAGGCGCGCCGCTATCACTGGCTGTCGGAAGGCTTGACCAGCTTCGTCGACCAGCCGCATGCCGCAATCGAAGGCGAGCGCCAGGGCGAGATCGTCAACCTGACCGACCGGCGCGCCGAAAAAGCCCGCGGCAGCCAGGTCGAGTTGCTCAAGACCATGAGCCCGGAAAAGATCCTGAACGAGCTTGCCGTGCTGGAGCCGCGGCCCGAGCCTGAACCGGCCGCGCAGCCGATGCTGCCTAACCTCATCATGCCCGCGCATCACGACGTGCGCGAGAGCGACATCGTCATGCGCCGCCTGCACGGCAACATCGCCTCGGCAATCGAAAGCGGCCCGAAGGATTTCCCCGAGCTGCTGCTGGTCCCCGGCGTCGGCCCGCGCACGGTGCGGGCGCTCGCCATGGTCTCCGAAGTGGTGCACGGCGCGCCCTACCGCTTCTCCGACCCGGCCCGCTTCTCGCTAGCCCACGGCGGCAAGGACCGCCACCCCTTCCCCGTGCCGCTGAAGGTCTATGACGAGACGATATCCGTGCTGAAATCGGCGGTGGGCAAGGCGAAGCTCGGGCGCGGCGAGGAGCTGGAGGCGCTAAGAAGGCTGGACGGGGAGTCACGCCGGATGGAGCGGTATGTGACCGGACCGAGCTTGAAGGAGATCGTGGCGGGCGAGATGGACCAGTCGCATCTGCTGGGGGGTAGGAGTGTGTTTGGGTGGGAGGGGCCTGCGGGCGATAAGTTGGAATAG
- a CDS encoding alkylphosphonate utilization protein, with translation MTDPIVKDSNGTPLKDGDSVTLSKDLKVKGTSETIKRGTLVKNIRLNGNPGEIECNTKQVKGLVLKTEFLKKA, from the coding sequence ATGACCGACCCTATCGTGAAAGACAGCAACGGCACGCCGCTGAAGGATGGCGACTCCGTGACGCTGAGCAAGGACCTCAAGGTCAAGGGCACGTCCGAGACGATCAAGCGCGGCACGCTGGTGAAGAACATCCGCCTCAACGGCAATCCCGGCGAGATCGAATGCAACACCAAGCAGGTCAAGGGCCTGGTGCTGAAGACGGAGTTCCTGAAAAAGGCGTGA
- a CDS encoding acyltransferase — protein MSASAQDFRPDIEGLRAVAVAGVVACHFGLAALPGGFAGVDIFFVISGLVSFILWAWPTNVSQPWAFYFSPLRAWEFAAGGLASMAPARLLQARPLLGRALSLAGLTMIGTAYLTFSEDAPFPGFLALLPVAGAVLLLKAGAAGARDGYSPDSERNWVNAALALPPLQWSGRLSYSIHLWHWPVIVYAGMLAPELTPIERLHCLALTLALSALTCHLIENPIRRNGWLMANAARAPVPVLLLTGTGVAAAHGNARLAVRDLDP, from the coding sequence GTGTCAGCATCGGCGCAGGATTTCCGACCCGATATCGAAGGGTTGCGGGCGGTGGCCGTGGCGGGCGTCGTGGCCTGCCATTTCGGCCTGGCGGCGCTGCCGGGCGGCTTTGCCGGGGTCGACATCTTCTTCGTCATCTCGGGCTTGGTCTCCTTCATCCTCTGGGCCTGGCCGACGAACGTTTCGCAGCCCTGGGCCTTCTACTTCTCGCCGCTGCGCGCTTGGGAATTTGCCGCCGGCGGCCTCGCATCGATGGCGCCGGCGCGGCTTTTGCAGGCGCGTCCGCTGCTGGGGCGGGCGTTGAGCCTGGCCGGCCTGACGATGATCGGGACCGCTTATCTCACCTTCAGCGAGGACGCTCCCTTCCCCGGCTTTCTGGCGCTTCTGCCTGTCGCCGGCGCGGTCCTTCTGCTCAAGGCGGGAGCGGCCGGCGCCAGGGACGGCTACTCACCCGATTCCGAGCGGAATTGGGTGAATGCCGCCCTGGCGCTGCCGCCTTTGCAATGGAGCGGCAGGCTCTCCTATTCGATCCATCTGTGGCATTGGCCGGTCATCGTCTATGCCGGCATGCTGGCGCCGGAGCTGACGCCCATCGAACGGCTTCATTGCCTCGCGCTGACGCTGGCGCTGTCCGCCCTTACCTGCCACCTCATCGAGAACCCGATCCGTCGCAACGGCTGGCTGATGGCCAATGCGGCGCGGGCGCCGGTGCCGGTCCTCCTCCTGACCGGCACCGGCGTCGCAGCCGCCCACGGCAATGCCAGGCTTGCCGTGCGCGACCTCGATCCGTAG
- a CDS encoding cupin domain-containing protein has translation MTRPTILKFGAVEHADGGDLPGWIAVEGSPTMQTAVQHTTEDGKVMSGTWRASPGTYHATYTDYEFVHMIAGRIIITPDGGEPVEVGPGDAFVVEADFKGTWKILEPVTKHFVVVVG, from the coding sequence ATGACCAGACCCACCATTCTCAAATTCGGCGCCGTCGAGCATGCCGATGGCGGCGACCTGCCGGGCTGGATCGCGGTCGAGGGTTCCCCCACGATGCAAACCGCCGTGCAGCACACCACCGAGGACGGCAAGGTGATGTCCGGCACCTGGCGCGCCTCGCCCGGCACCTATCATGCCACCTACACCGACTATGAATTCGTCCACATGATCGCCGGCCGCATCATCATCACGCCCGACGGCGGCGAGCCGGTCGAGGTCGGCCCCGGCGACGCCTTCGTCGTCGAGGCGGATTTCAAGGGCACCTGGAAGATCCTCGAGCCGGTGACCAAGCATTTCGTGGTTGTGGTGGGCTGA
- a CDS encoding MFS transporter, which produces MADIAETRAAPVSRSTAGALASLSLAMLVSSLATSIANVALPTLSVVFAASFPAVQWVVLAYLLAITALIVSVGRLGDLVGRRLLLIAGLALFSAASFAAALAPSLALLIAARAVQGLGAAVMMALTIAIVGETVPKERTGSAMGLLGTMSAIGTALGPSLGGVLIAALGWRSIFLVNAALGGAALLAAWRFLRAASIPRQAAGAKARFDVPGTLLLAATLSAYALAMTSGRGHFGGLNAALLGAAAAGAALFAVAEAKVASPLVKLALLRDRVLAPSLAMNALVSTVMMATLVVGPFFLSRALGLSEAATGAVLSIGPVVSAVCGVIAGRIVDRLGAAAMVVAGLALMVAGCAALTALPGLFGVAGYAAAIAVLTPGYQLFQAANNTAVMADVDRSERGVVSGMLSLSRNLGLVTGTAVMGAVFAFAVGTSDIAAAAPAAVARGMAMTFAVAAGLVVVAVAIAVASGRRERCSA; this is translated from the coding sequence ATGGCCGATATTGCCGAGACCCGCGCTGCGCCCGTTAGCCGTTCGACGGCGGGTGCGCTGGCCAGCCTGTCTCTGGCCATGCTCGTCTCGTCGCTCGCCACCAGCATCGCCAATGTCGCGCTGCCGACGCTGAGCGTGGTCTTCGCCGCGTCCTTTCCGGCGGTGCAATGGGTGGTGCTTGCCTATCTGCTCGCCATCACCGCGCTGATCGTCAGCGTCGGGCGCCTCGGCGATCTCGTCGGCCGCCGGCTGCTGCTGATCGCCGGCCTGGCGCTGTTCAGCGCCGCCTCGTTTGCCGCCGCGCTTGCCCCGTCGCTGGCGCTGCTGATCGCCGCGCGCGCCGTGCAGGGGCTGGGCGCGGCAGTGATGATGGCGCTGACGATAGCCATCGTCGGCGAGACGGTGCCGAAAGAGCGCACCGGCAGCGCCATGGGCCTGCTCGGCACCATGTCGGCGATCGGCACGGCGCTCGGCCCATCGCTCGGCGGCGTGCTGATCGCCGCTCTCGGCTGGCGCTCGATCTTCCTCGTCAATGCCGCGCTGGGCGGCGCCGCGCTGCTCGCCGCCTGGCGCTTCCTTCGAGCGGCGAGTATCCCGCGCCAGGCGGCGGGCGCGAAGGCCCGCTTCGATGTGCCGGGCACGCTGCTGCTCGCTGCCACGCTCAGCGCCTATGCGCTGGCGATGACCAGCGGGCGCGGCCATTTCGGCGGCCTCAACGCGGCGCTGCTCGGCGCGGCCGCGGCCGGCGCGGCGCTGTTCGCCGTCGCCGAGGCCAAGGTGGCGTCGCCCCTGGTCAAGCTCGCGCTGCTGCGCGACAGGGTGCTGGCGCCGAGCCTCGCCATGAACGCGCTGGTCTCGACAGTGATGATGGCCACCCTGGTCGTCGGCCCGTTCTTCCTGTCGCGCGCGCTGGGCCTGAGCGAAGCGGCGACCGGAGCCGTGCTGTCGATCGGCCCCGTGGTCTCGGCGGTCTGCGGCGTCATTGCCGGGCGTATCGTCGATCGGCTGGGGGCGGCCGCGATGGTCGTCGCCGGCCTGGCGCTGATGGTCGCCGGCTGCGCCGCGCTCACAGCGCTCCCGGGCCTCTTCGGCGTTGCCGGCTACGCGGCGGCGATCGCCGTGCTCACGCCGGGCTACCAGCTGTTCCAGGCCGCCAACAATACCGCCGTCATGGCCGATGTCGACAGAAGCGAGCGCGGCGTGGTGTCGGGCATGCTCAGCCTCTCGCGCAATCTCGGCCTCGTCACCGGCACGGCGGTGATGGGCGCGGTGTTCGCCTTCGCCGTGGGGACGAGCGATATCGCGGCGGCGGCCCCGGCGGCCGTCGCGCGCGGAATGGCGATGACCTTTGCGGTGGCTGCGGGGTTGGTCGTCGTCGCGGTTGCAATTGCGGTTGCCAGCGGTCGGAGGGAGCGCTGCAGCGCCTGA